ATTACACACTGCTGCAACGTTGGTTCATTTTATTGAACTTTGTTGTTTCCTTGTGTTGCTGAAAGAGACATTAGTTTCATTGGTTGTGCTGCAGTATTTGTGGGTTGCTTGTGTAACAGCATTGAGTGGATTTGTAACTAAACTGTCATTATACATTTCtgcgtaaaaaaaaagtttttagttaAATGCAACCTGCAGCCGTTCCATTGaggaaaataaaatgaagtaatatTATAAACAAGGCTGTAATTAGCTTCCTGCTGTTAAATTTTTGAGCAGGAGCAGAGGCAAGGTCAAAGAATTATAACTAAAAAAGttcttatgaatataatagagggaaacattcaacatgggaaaaatatatctaaaaagaaagatgatgagacttaccaaacaaaagcattggcaggtcgataaacacaaacatacacacaaaattcaagctttcgcaacaaacggttgcttcgtcaggaaagagggaaggagagggaaagacgaaaggatgtggtttttaagggagagggtaaggagtcattccaatcctgggagcggaaagacttaccttagggggaagaaaggacaggtatacacacgcgcacgcacatatatatatatatatatatatatatatatatatatatatatatatatataatagagggaaacattccacgtgggaaaaatatatttaaaaagaaagatgatgagacttacccaacaaatgtgctggcaggtcgatagacacacaaataaacacaaacatacacacaaaactctagctttcgcaaccaacggttgcctcgtcaggatagagggaaggagaaggaaagacaaaaggatttggttttaagggagagggtaaggagtcattccaatcccgggagcggagagacttaccttaggggggaaaaaaggacaggtttacactcgcacacacacacatatccatccacacatacacagacacaagcagacatttcaaaatgtctgcttgtgtctgtgtatgtgtggatggatatgtgtgtgtgtgcgagtgtaaacctgtccttttttccccctaaggtaagtctctccgctcccgggattggaatgactccttaccctctcccttaaaacccaatccttttgtctttccttctccttccctctttcctgacgaggcaaccgttggttgcgaaagctagagttttgtgtgtatgtttgtgtttatttgtgtgtctatcgacctcccAGCGcatttgttgggtaagtctcatcatctttctttttatatatatatatatatatatatatatatatatatatatatatatatatatatatatataaaatatgtctgcttgtgtctgtatatgtgtggatggatatgtgtgtgtgtgtgcgagtgtgtacccgtccttttttccccctaaggtaagtctttccgctcccgggactggaatgactccttaccctctcccttaaaacccacatcctttcgtctttccctctccttccctctttcctgatgaggcaacagtttgttgcgaaagcttgaattttgtgtgtatgtttgtgttcgtttgtgtgtctgtcgacctgccagcactttcatttggtaagtcacatcatctttgtttttagatatatttttccttcgtggaatgtttccttctattataaccatatatatatatatatatatatatatatatatatatatatatatatatatatatatatatatatatagacacacacacacacacacacacacacacacacacacacacacacacacacacacacacacacagcagacatttgtaaaggcaaagagtttgggcatctctgcggatggatatgtgtgtgtgtgtgtgtgtgtgtgcgtgtgcgcgcgcgagtgtatacctgtcctttttccccctaaggtaagtctttctgctaccgggattggaatgactccttaccctctcccttaaaacccacatcctttcgtctttccctctccttccctctttcctgacgaagcaaccgtttgttgcgaaagcttgaattttgtgtgtatgtttgtgtttgtttgtgtgtctatcgaactgccagcgcttttgtttggtctcgtcatctttctttttagatataaaaaagTTCTTAAATTCATCATAGCTGTTGTAACATAATAGGAAACCCTTGTGAAGATTTATCTTGATGCAATAAAAGAATAAGAAAGATGTAAACAAATTAAGCCATCATATATGCCTCAGTTGATGTATTGTGAATTAATAAATGATTAACTTTGTGCTTTCCAGGACTGGTATTTTCTGAGAAATGGAACACAGATAATACATTGGGCATGGAAGTGAGTGTTGACAATTACCTTGCCAAAGGACTGAAAATTTCATTGGACTCAACATTTGCACCACAAACTGGGTAACTGAAGCTTTTTTTAAAGCTAATATCATAGTGTATTGTTGCACTTTGTCATACTTCCGTTTTTGTTTCAGGAGCAAGTCAGGCTGCCTAAAAACTGAATTTAAGAATGATATGTGTGCAGTTAACATGGACGTTGATTTGATTTTGGCAGGTCCTAATGTTAAAGTAGCAACTGTTCTTGGTTATAATGGTAAGAGTTTGATAGAGTACCTTGTATTGCATAAAAGAAAGTTAATGAAATTAGTCATttatattttgaatatttcattataTCACAGCTAACTTTTAAATTTTCAGGATGGCTAGTAGGTTACCAGACTGCCTTTGACAGTCAGAAATCCAAACTAACTAAAAACAATATTTCCCTTGGATACTCGGCTAGTGATTTCATTCTCCATACCAATGTGTAAGTACTTGAGCTATAAGCTAATAATATAAAAGTAGAGGGAATTACCTGtttttgaaacaggataacactTAGTGTTGGTCAGAGAACTTGAACTTCTGGTAACTTTGCCTTAATTTTTTGATAAATAAATGTAGTCAGTCATCAGTGTGCTCTATTCACAGTGGCCTTTAGGCTGATGGTATGTGTGATCCAGTGCTCCTAGAGAGGTGTTTTATTGTATGATTCAACTGTCGTGTAATTGTAACATTGTTTGCATGTAACAAAATTTCTTTCTCTTGCGCTACTGTAAAGATTGGGGGATAACAGAACACCAAAAAATGCAAGGGGGAAGCATGCTGCTGTGTTGATTGGATTGTCATTTTTGGAACATTGAAACAATTCTTTGGCTTACTGGTAGTCACATCATAGGCATTGTGGTTTACTTCCCAGAACAAGTGAAATATTTGTTGTATGTAGTAGTAAGCACATTGTGAAAAAAGCTCTTGGAATGCATTGTAATATTTTAAAGCACTGTCATTGATAAATCTTCAATTTACAGGAATGATGGGCAGGAATTTGGTGGATCGATTTATCAGAAAGTGAACTCCCAGCTGGAAGCGGGAGCCCAACTAGCGTGGTTTGCAGGCACAAATGAAACCAATTTTGGAATTGGATGCAAATATTCTATTGACAGAGAATCCTCTATTAGAGCAAAAGTTAATAATGCCAGCCAGATAGGGATAGGTTACTCACAGAAAATCCGTGAAGGTAAGTGTTAAAATTGCCGTGATTTTTGCAAGTAGCAATGACTAATATTTGTGtgtttatgggggggggggttgtcatatCAATGAAATTAAGACATCTAAATTAAGCTAAACAAAACAAGGCAGGATAATCATTCCAGGCATTAGCATACTTTAAGAAACTGAGAGGTGTGTAAGCTTACAAGCTTCATAGGAATTTCTCCTTGATTAGTTTGGAAATGAGGAAAATGTAGGGTGATAATGATAAtttctgataaaaataataaatttttaagaagGTGGAGTGTGAATTGAAATAAACAAATACAGTGAGAAGTGGAtggtactgtaaagatgacatttcCTTTGGAGAAGCAAAGCAAAGTGCTGAAATGCTGAGTTGTACCTTCTGATGTAAAATACACGTTTGCTTCAACTTGTAGAATCTTCTCTCTACTGTAATTTTGTTAAGTGCTTTTCTTCCATGAAGACTTGATTGATTAAATAAGGGTGATGGGCTCATGAGAAAAGTATTTAATACAGTAAACCATACaataaatttatgaaaagtgtacACATGTCTAACAGAATGCAGAGTGCAAAATTGTTGTGCAAATTGCTTGCACCCCTGGATTACACTAGTGCTTACAAATTGGGCACTAGTTCGCACAGGGGTTAGATGAACATTTGATGGATGTCAGTGACATAACAGTAAACAGTTGTTGTCACATCGCTGCAATCATACAGTGCAATGAGCCATGTCACCCATGGAAGCTGAGACATTTCTGAATTTGGTTAGGTAGTTACAATTTTGTAAATGAATGTAAGAACTTAATGCGGTGATACTAATGTTAGCTCTGAGTTTGTTGTGTTTTCCAGATATGAAATTTGTGTGTTGGTTTTTACTTAACTGCATATCAAATTTTTATGATACGTAACTAGGAAATACGTAGTtgcaacaatattagagaaggaaagttgctactcaccatatagtggttaTGCTGAGTCacataggaacaacaaaaagattcacacaattatagctttcggaaGTTACGGCctttaacaccacacacacacacacacacacacacacactctctactttgtgtgcgtgcatgtgtttgtgtgtctattgttgacaaaggctttaatggcagaaagctataattgtgtgaatctttttgttgtgcatctCACAACTCTGCATATccgctatacagtgagtagcaactttccttctctaatattgttacattccattctgaattttccattgtttgaaatatgtaGTTGTTAAATTGTTATGTAAATGAGTGTTCGTGTATTGTATGTAACCAATTTTCTTGCATCCAGGTATTACGGTTAGTTTGTCAGCGCTAATTGACGGCAAGAATTTCAACCAGGGTGGACACAAGATAGGTGTAGCTCTCGAGATGGAGGCCTAGAAGTGTCACAGAAAGTACAGTGATAACATGGTGAAGCTTGAAGAAAAGTGTTATTGGTAGAAGTATGCCGGTGATGGAATGGACTGCACATGGAATATGTGCCCAGACTTTGTTCACATTTTACCAGCATTATTTATTTTTACAGCTAGCAGCACAAAATTGTGCTTCGTGATCCTTTGAATAATTATACAGCATGGTGAAACAAAACTTGAGGATGTTAATATTTTAGATGTCACTATTGGAGACACCTATGTATTTACTGTATTGTTGGCTGAATTAAAACATAATTGTATAAGaactactgtacagtataagtGCTGAAATTTTCTTCAAGCCTCACATTtgtaaattacaaaatgaaacCATTTTGAAGGTGCAATGAACTGACAGTGTGTAAACCTGGATTTATCCTACCCGTAATTCACAAATTTTATCCACAAGACCTTAGTATTATTTTGAAACTTCTGCTTCACACGGTAAATTGGTGCTTTTCATATTGAAATTTGCACATTTCATTTTAGCATCTTGCTTAATTAATAGCAGTGTGGAGTATAGTTTTCCCAAAAAGACTTTTGCctgtgtaatgcaatttgtacatgTTGTGTTGGAGGTCATAGAAATGAATTTTGTAGATAATTGTTTAAGAATAAAGGTGGATGTCCACTTCAGTAGAATAAAAGCTTTTTACTTAAAAACATCAGGTCTGAACTGTAGGATCTTTGACATTCTTCAAAAGTCAGTTGTAGCACATGGAAAACATTGAAGAGGTGTCGGCTATACAAGAAGAGTTGGCACTGTCAAGAAAATattctgtaaattaaaaaaatttgttgacatggggggggggggggtagtgagcAGTTCAAACACCAAAATAGCGACCGAATTTTAGTTACGTATTAAAAGGTCAGTGAAAGTAGCTTATTCTAGTCATCATCATTTTGAATAGAAAGTTGGCAATTTATCAGGCGTAAATGCAAAAATTGTGGCACCTACTTCATGGGGTGTTGAACTGTATTACTAACAGTCAGCATTAAAACTGTAGCAAGTATGTCTTCTTTGTATTTCTGGTGTTAAAAAATGTTAGTTTGCAAACTTTTCACTTTAATGCTGCAAGTGCAACAATTGCAGCCCAACTAATCTGCTGGTTATGAAGGTGTAGGTGATGTTGAGGAGTCTGGGTCGCTGTAAAATGTATTGAAGTAATATTTGCGCAAAGAAAGTTGACGCTGAGTGCGGTGCCTGATGGCAGTGATTTTAAATGGGAAACGCCTTTACGAAGGCTCTCATTAGCCATTACGCCAAGTGGCAATTTGCTTGCGTGTATATTACAGTGCAGCATTGCAAAGTTCACCCAGTAAacatatgtattatttttactatttgtattGTGATAATTACAACCAATGTTTAATTCCAGATAACTGTAGGTACCGACATAATGGACTATTTACTGAGAGATCATCTTGCAAAGTAGGAGTTTAACACTATCGGTGACTGAAATAATAGTTAAAAACCAGTGGTTGTTAAATGAAATTTCTTGAacagtaaatattagtttttattttAGGTCATTTCCGTGAATTGTGTTTGACTCCTATTCTAAATAGTAAATCAGTTCTAATGTTCCAATATTGGTACTCAACAATCGGTTGTAAGTGTTGCTCTTTTAATTTTCTAAATAATATTGCTAAAAAGTCCGATCGTTTCCAATGCATGAAACCAGAAGTGCCGAAAGATCCTTGGATCATGAGGACAGTGTATTCAACAAAGACTTGACGGGCTTCTGGAGGTAAGTGGCATCAGGTGTTACACGCAAATAGAGCAATTCCTGTAAACTATGGACTGATCGTTTTTCATTGTGGAGCTGTTGTCCAATAGTTCATAGTTCCATTGGCTTCATTTAAGTTCATTTGGTGGCAAAGACATCAACAGGAGTTCACTGTCATACttccactgtagcatgattctgtccTTCAGTTATCCTGCTTGAAGATCGGGTTTCACTTCCTTTCAAACCCTTCATGTAGACCACAACAGTAGCATGTGCtatgccatttcagaaatgcttgttCCCACTCTTTGGGCTGCAGCATTGTACCTTTTGTtatcacttatgtcagtggatttcgccATTTTCAGTCCTCACTGTCGCTAGATTGATACCCCATTTGTGTGCTCCATTTACACTTTCTGTACCATGCCACATGCTCTGAACACTACCAGGCGAGATTCAGTCCCACGGTGGACAGTGGGGATAATGCTTGGATTAATCAGTGTTTGTGAACTAAATATGTGAAATACTGTGCAATATATTTAATTTAAAAGTAATTAACGTAATCAACAAACATAAGGACTGCACAAATTAGTTCCAGGGCTGCATTAGTTCAAAGATTACTTAACACATGCTTTATATATACACTGCTGTACATATTCAGTACTACATTTgtcatcttcagtctgaagactggtttaatgttCTCCACATTAGCCAAACATGTACTCACCTCATTTCTGAACAACTGCTGCTACCTTCATCTACTTTAACCTCCTTACTTATTCGTGCCTGGATCTCCCACAACTACTGTACACCCGACTCATTAATTACCAATTTGACCAGATGCCTCAGAATAGATCCTGTCAGCTGCCCCTTCTTTAAGTCAAGTAGTGCCATAATTTTTTGTCTTCAGTTCAGTatctcatcagttatttagtctaTCCATTTGATCTGCATTTTTCTATAGCATCTCGTTTCAAAAgtgaattctcttcttgtccggaccacttattgtccatgtttcatatcTGTGCAAAGATACACTCATTacaaatgtcttcagaaaagactttttaaAACCTGCTTTTATGTTACTTATACCAGTGTgacttttatatcttttctactttggcaattcagttatttttctgccccaaGCAGTCAACTCATCCAGTACTTTGTGTGccttatttcctaatataattacctcagcatcacttgatttaattcaccTATATTCCACTACCTGTATTTCACTTGTTCGTCTTATAACCTCTGTCacttccattcaactgctcatccagtTTCTTTGCCATCTGACAAAATTTAAATCCTACAGCAAAtctcagtttgtatttttttctcccagaattttaattccatttccaaatttcttctcagTATTCATGACTGCTTGGGCAGTGTACAGATTGGATGGCATGggaattggctacaaccctgtctcgttcCCTCCTTACAAACCACTTCCCATTCACgttcttaaatacttaaaatttcagattggtttctgtacaaattgtacaaaacCATTCACACTCTGCATTTATTCCTGCTAGCTTCATAAATTCAAGGAATATAggccagtcaacatagtcaaaaggttTATGTAATCCGCAGACGTGCCTGCCTGTCTTCAACCTATTTTGTAAGACAAGACGTAGTCTGTATTGCTCTGTGTGTttttacatttctccagaactcaaATTAATCTTACCTGAGGtgggctgctaccagtttttcattctccCATAAATAGTTCATGTCAGTATTTGCAATTAATGGTTCAATAGTATTTGCACCTGCTTTCTTAGGAATTGGAATCATTACTGTCTTCTGAAAGTCCGACAGTATTTCCCCCTCTCATATACCTTGCACAACAGGTGAAGCAGTTGGGTCATGGTTGGCTCTCAAGAATCTCAGAAACTGAGTGAATGTCAATAACTCCTGTGGCCTTGTTcccacttaaatctttcagtgctctttcaaattcttattgTAGTATCATGTACCCCATCTGATCCTCACCTAAAGAAGTGTTTTTGCTGGGTGCCAGGACACATGGGTATTGCAGGGAATGAAAGAGCAGATGTAGCAGCTAAGGAGGCATGTGGCGATGCTCGGTTAGCATGATGCACCACCCCACGCATGCTGTCACC
This genomic stretch from Schistocerca cancellata isolate TAMUIC-IGC-003103 chromosome 2, iqSchCanc2.1, whole genome shotgun sequence harbors:
- the LOC126161960 gene encoding voltage-dependent anion-selective channel-like, which gives rise to MAPPSYSDLGKDARNVFGKGYHFGLIKLDCKTKSASGVEFSMGGFSNQDTGKLFGSLETKYGIKEYGLVFSEKWNTDNTLGMEVSVDNYLAKGLKISLDSTFAPQTGSKSGCLKTEFKNDMCAVNMDVDLILAGPNVKVATVLGYNGWLVGYQTAFDSQKSKLTKNNISLGYSASDFILHTNVNDGQEFGGSIYQKVNSQLEAGAQLAWFAGTNETNFGIGCKYSIDRESSIRAKVNNASQIGIGYSQKIREGITVSLSALIDGKNFNQGGHKIGVALEMEA